In Bufo gargarizans isolate SCDJY-AF-19 chromosome 6, ASM1485885v1, whole genome shotgun sequence, a single genomic region encodes these proteins:
- the LOC122939785 gene encoding uncharacterized protein LOC122939785, whose amino-acid sequence MLKKGYDRTRKQAEKRAIVVGVVKALQKKFGRTHDEIQIVKKWSDLKRRHPDWVKEHSQRVCPGLPAPTVRRRLTTADLDVVEVSTEEDEQAGPSHSPRGATNPPDVGIVVEVSDEPGPSQGPKTSGPAPAEEDTTTPAPEEEDQALVTTPHQEVIKKISAKIALMQKRHGKIRQLRALIQKSQRMLQEFECQYGEDLKELASLQEELQKFP is encoded by the exons atgttgaagaAGGGTTATGACCGGACCCGGAAGCAGGCCGAGAAGAGGGCGATTGTCGTGGGGGTCGTCAAGgccttacaaaaaaaatttgggcggACCCACGACGAAattcaaattgtaaaaaaatggtcTGACCTGAAAAGGAGGCACCCGGACTGGGTCAAAGAGCACAGTCAGAGAGTCTGCCCTG GGCTTCCAGCGCCAACGGTCCGCCGCCGTCTAACCACAGCGGATTTGGATGTAGTGGAGGTCTCAacagaggaggatgagcaggcggGCCCCTCCCACAGTCCTCGAGGTGCCACCAACCCACCTGATGTGGGGATTGTTGTGGAGGTGTCTGACGAGCCCGGACCCTCTCAAGGGCCAAAAACGTCTGGCCCAGCTCCTGCTGAGGAGGATACCACCACCCCAGCTCCTGAGGAAGAGGATCAGGCGCTGGTTACCACcccgcaccaggagg TAATCAAGAAAATTTCTGCTAAAATTGCTCTAATGCAAAAGAGGCATGGGAAAATCAGGCAATTAAGAGCCCTCATTCAAAAATCCCAAAGAATGCTGCAGGAATTTGAATGCCAATATGGGGAGGACCTGAAGGAGCTCGCAAGCCTGCAGGAAGAACTGCAAAAGTTCCCTTAa